A region of the Streptomyces durocortorensis genome:
CCCGCGGCCGCCCTCGTCCGTGTCCCGGGCCCGGCGCTGCCGGGGCAGCTGCGGGGAGTCGTCGCCGACCTCGCAGCGCAGGACGTCGGTCCGCAGCAGCCGCAGCGTCACCGGCCGCTCCGCATACCGCACCGCGTTGGTGACCACCTCGCTGACCAGCAGCTCCACCTCGTCGGCCAGCTCCTCCAGACCCCACCGGTCCAGCGCCCGCCGGGCCAGCCTGCGGGCCCGGCGCGGGGCCGCGTCCTCCGGCTCCAGATACCAGTACGCCACATCGCTCGGCGCGATCCCGTCGAAGCGGGCGGCCAGCAGCGCGATGTCGTCGTCCCGGTCACCCGGGCCGAGCATGTCCAGCACGTCGTCGCAGAGCGCCTCCAGCGGCGGAGCGTGGTCGGGGCCGGTGAGCTGCGCGGTCGCCGCGAGGCGCTCCCGCAGCTGCTCGATGCCCGTCCACACGTCCCGCAGCCGTGACTCCACCAGGCCGTCGGTGTAGAGGAGCAGGGTGGCACCGGCGGGCGCGTCCAGCTCGACGGCCTCGAAGTCGACGCCGCCCACCCCGATGGGCGCGCCCGGCGGCACCACCAGCACCTCGGCCCGGCCGCCCAGGTGCAGCAGCACCGGCGGCGGGTGTCCGGCGTTGGCGATGGTGATCCGGTGCGCGACCGGGTCGTACACCGCGTACAGGCAGGTCGCCATGCGGTCGCTGCCCAGCCGCTGCGCCTGCTCGTCCAGGTGGTGCAGCACCTCCTGCGGCGGCAGGTCGAGCTGCGCCAGGGTCTGCGCCGTCGTCCGCAGCTGGCCCATGATCGCCGCCGAGGTCATGGAGTGGCCCATGACGTCACCGACGACCAGCGCGACCCGGCTGCCCGGCAGCGGGATCGCGTCGTACCACCAGTCGCCGCCGACCCGGGCCGTCTCGGCCGCCGGGAGGTAGCGCGAGGCGAGCCGGACGCCGGTGGGCTGGGGGAGCGAGTCCGGGAGCATCGTGCGCTGAAGCTCGTCCGCGATGTAGGCCTCGCGCCCGTACAGCACGGCCTTGTCGATACCGAGCGCGGTGTGCGTCGCCAGCTGCGCCGCGACCAGCAGGTCACTGGCCTCGAACGGAGCCCGCTCGGTGCCGCGCACGAAGACCGCCGCCCCGATCACCCGCCGTCTGCCGCGCAGCGGGGCGAGGATCGCCCGGTGCCCGGTGGGGACGCTGCGGCCGGGGCCCAGTAGCTCGGGCAGGGCGGCCCGCGCCGCCGCGGAGTCGCCGAAGACCGGCCGCACCCCGCGCAGCACCTCGGCCAGCGCCCCGCCCGCCCGCACCTCGCACAGCTCGGCCGCGGGCATCAGGTCGGCCTGCGGGTCGACGACGATCGGCCGCAGCCGCTCCGTCTCCGGGCCCGCCTCGCTCTCCTCGTCGCTTAAGCGCAGCCGGTCGCTGCGGCGCAGCCGCAGGACGAACGGGCTCACCGGGCGCTCGTCCCCGACCGGCAGCGGATCGCGCAGATAGACCAGGATCGCGTCGGAGAACGTCGGCACACTGGCCCGGCACAGGCCGAGGACGATCTCGTCCAGGTCTATCCCCCGGGCGATCCGCCGGGTGGCCGCGCCGACGAAGCGCAGCCGGTCGCCCTCGCGGCGGGTGGCCGCCTGCGCGTCCGCGACGGCGGCCGCTCCGGGACCGGGGGCGGGCGCGGCGGCCGGGCCCGGGATCGCGGCAGCGGCGGCGGCCGCCGCGGCGTCCTGCTGCCGGGGCCGGGTGCGCTCCTGCTGCCGGGCCGCGAGCGGCTGCCGGCCTTCGTGGGAGGTGGGGTGCTCCGTCACGCGTGGGATTCCGTCCGTCCGGGCCGGTTGTATGAGGCAGTCACCTCGTGGGGCGTTACTGTGCCCCGGCAAGCGCGGTAAGAACAACGGCTGTCACCGGATGCCCCCGTACGCGGGGCCGAAACCGAGCGCCGCGGAGTTGGCCGACCGTCGATCCCTCCGGCGGCGGCCGCGGTGACGGGGCAGCGGACGGCGTGCATGTCTCCACCCCCTCGTAGTGGGCCCGGCGACCGCGCGGAACGTCCGGGCCCGTGGCCCGTTCCCTCCGTACGACCGGTGCGATGACTTGTGGTCAGTTCCGGTGTGGTGTCCGCCGGTTGCGGCGTCCGGCCCTGTGCGGGCCCGGTCCTGCCCACCGGGCCGCCCGAAGGCTGCTTCCAGGGTCTCACGACGGCATATGGGCGGGGGTGCGGTCCCAGTCATCCGGCAGGGGCGGCACCTGCCACCGCGGATCGGGCCGCCAGTGCTCCCAGCCGTCCCGGAACGGCGAGCCCCAGCCCGTGATCACCTCGACCGCCGCCCGGCCCGCCTCCCGGACCCGGGCGGCGGTCTCCCGGTCCATCAGGCCGACGCTCTGCGCCTGGGCGAACTCGTCCTCGTCGAGCCACCTCCAGCTGCGGTCGGGGTTCACCGAGATGTCGAGAAAGTGATCCTCGGAATCCACCCCTCCGGCCCACCGGGTGCGGGGCTCCTCCAGGTTGACGTACCAGTTGCGGAAGATCCATCCCCGGTCCCAGAACAGCCACACCGACCACGGGTCACCGGGCCGGGCGAGCTTCAGCACCCCGGAGCCGAACCAGGTCGAGCGGGCCGTGGTGCGCGGCGCGGTGTAGCGGGTGGCCAGTGGTTCGGCGTGCACCTGCCCGCCGTCGGCCAGCACCGGCCGTACGCATTCGGTGCCGGGCGCCATCCAGACGGCGAGCAGCTCGTCGGTGTCCTGGACGACGGTCACCGGGCGGCAGATGTGCACGGGCGGGGCGTCAGCCGCCCGGTGGGCCCGGCCGTTGTCGCGGTAGCGCCAGAGGATCTGGTCCCCCGGCGCCCAGCGTGCGCACTCTCCCGTACCTGTCATGCAGGGATCTTACGGAGTGCTCCCGCCGGCGCGCTGGGACTCAGGTCACCCGGCCGATCGAGGGCGCGTCATCCGCAGCACGTCCAGCGCCTCGTCGAGCTGTTCCAGGGTCAGATCGCCGCGCTCGACGTAGCCGGAGGAGAGGACCGTCTCGCGGATCGTCGTGCCGTCCTTCAGCGACTTCTTGGCGACCTTGGCCGCCTCCTCGTAGCCGATGTACTTGTTGAGCGGGGTGACCACGGAGGGCGAGGACTCGGCGTAGGCGCGGGCCCGCTCGGCGTCCGCGGTGATGCCGTCGACCGTACGGTCCGCGAGCAGCCGGGAGGCGTTGGCCAGCAGCCGTACGGACTCCAGCAGGTTCTTCGCGATGACCGGGAGCATCACGTTCAGCTCGAAGTTGCCCGCCGCGCCCGCCGTGGCGACCGTCGTGTCGTTGCCGGTGACCTGGGCGGCGACCATCAGGACCGCCTCGGGGATCACCGGGTTGACCTTGCCCGGCATGATCGAGGAGCCGGGCTGGAGGTCGGGCAGCGCGATCTCGGCGAGACCGGTGCGCGGGCCCGAGGCCATCCAGCGCAGATCGTTGGAGATCTTGGTCAGTGAGACGGCGATCGTCCGGAGCTGGCCGGAGGTCTCCACCAGACCGTCCCGTGCGCCCTGCGCCTCGAAGTGGTCGCGGGCCTCGGTGAGCGGGAGCCCGGTGGCGCCCGCGACCTCCGCGATCACGGCGGCCGAGAAGCCCGGCGGGGTGTTGATGCCGGTGCCCACCGCCGTACCGCCGAGCGGCAGTTCGGCGAGCCGGGGCAGCGAGGCGCGCAGCCGCTCCACGCCGTAGCGGATCTGCGCCGCGTAGCCGCCGAACTCCTGGCCGAGGGTGACCGGGGTCGCGTCCATCAGATGCGTACGGCCCGCCTTCACGACCTCCGAGAATTCGGCCGATTTCCGCCCCAGGGATTCCGCCAGGTGGTCCAGGGCGGGGATCAGGTCGGCGGTGACGGCGGCGGTCGCGGCGATGTGGATGGAGGACGGGAAGACGTCGTTGGACGACTGGGAGGCGTTCACATGGTCGTTGGGGTGGACCTCGCGGCCCAGCCGCTCGGAGGCGAGGGTGGCGATCACCTCGTTGGTGTTCATGTTCGAGGAGGTGCCCGATCCCGTCTGGAAGACGTCGACCGGGAAGTGCTCGTCCCAGCGGCCCGAGGCGACCTCGGCGGCCGCCTCCTGGATCGCGGCCGCGATGTCCGGATCCAGCACCTTCAGTTCGGCGTTGACCTTGGCGGCCGCACCCTTGATCCGGGCCAGCGCCTCGATGTGGGCCCGCTCAAGACGCTGCCCGGAGACGGGGAAGTTCTCCACGGCCCGCTGGGTCTGCGCGCGCCACTTGGCGTGCGCGGGGACCTTCACCTCACCCATCGAGTCGTGCTCGACCCGGAACCCGTCGGTACCTGACGTGTCGACCATGGTGTTTAAACCTCCTGAAAAAGATGAGCACTTGTCTTGTTCTATCTATTCCCAAGTCGCCTACCGGCCAGTAAATACCGGGGGTAACCACTCACCGGGAGGCGCAATGAGGCGCACCAGCAACAGACTTCGAAGGCTCGGAAGCCTTCGCCGGCTCCGCTGTACGGTCGCCGCCGCCGTCGCTCTCGCGGCGGCGGTCGGCGGTATGGCGGCCGCCGGGCCCGCGGGCGCGGCGGAGTCGGGTACCAGCTCTATCGCATCCACCCCTCTCCCGCCCGCGCTGGAAGCCGTCCGGGCCGCCGAGGCCACCCAGCTGTACGGCAGCCCCGCCGAGCGACCGCTCGCCGACCGCAAGACCGGCCTGATCTCGCTCGGCGACAGCGAGATCTCCGGCGAGGGCGTCGGCACCTACGACCCCGGCACCAACGGGCCGGACAACTGGTGTCACCGCTCGCCGGAGGCCGCCATCCACCGCACGGGCATCGCGGCGGACGTCACGTACAACGTCTCCTGCTCCGGCGCCTATACCGGGAACATCAGAATCGGCGGAAACAAGCAGTACGCCGACGAGCTGGTCCAGAGCGACAGCCTCGCCATCAAGGCCCGCAACACCCGGATCAAGATGATCGTCCTGGTCGCCGGGGCCAACGACGACCTCCAGTTCGGCCCCGTCATGACCGACTGCGTGGTGCGCTACCTCACCTTCCAGGGCCCCTGCGAGCCCAAGTACGCGGGCGGCTGGCAGGCCCGCGTCGACGCGCTCGTCCCCAAGGTCGAGGCGACCGTCCGCGACCTGCGCACCGTCATGACGGAGGCCGGGTACGCCAACAGCGACTACAAGCTGGTCCTCATGGGCTACCCGAGCCCGATCGGCCCGGACTTCCGCGACAACCCGGACTTCCCCGGCAAGCTCATCTGCGGCGGCATGGGCTACGACTCCGACACCGTCTGGGGCCGCAACACCGCCGTACCCGCCTTTCAGACGGGGATGCGCAAGGCCGCCGCGTCCACCGGCGCCGCCTACCTCGACAACTCCCGGCTCTTCCACGGCCACGAGGTGTGCAGCGAGAGCCCCTGGGCGCGCGGCCTCTACATCGACCTGAGCAAGCCCGGCCTGCCCGACGAGAACTCCGTACGGCAGTCCTTCCACCCCAACGCGGCGGGCCACCGGGCCTTCGCCTCCTGCCTGACCCAGATGTACGACTCCGGGCTGCGCGAGGCGAGCTGCGCCGACCCGGCGAGCACGGGGAACCCGGTGCTCCAGGGCGCGGCCTGGGACGACCTGTTCACCCCGCTGACGAACGAGGCGACCGGCACCTGTGTCGACGTCCCGGCCTCGGTGACCCGCAACGGCACCGCGATCGGCGGCTGGGACTGCCACGGCGGCCGCAACCAGAACTGGTGGTACGACAACGGTACGCAGACCCTGCGCACCGCGCTCAGCCACGACCGGTGCCTGGACGTGCCCGGCGCGGAGTACGACGCGGGTGCCACGCTCATCGTGTGGAACTGCTCCGGCGCGGCCAACCAGAAGTTCGTCCAGCAGGCGGGCACCCTCCGCCCGGCCGCGGCGACCGGCCTGTGTCTGACGCTGGCGGGGGCCAAGGACCCGCTGAAGCTCCAGACGTGCGACGGCAGCGCGAAGCAGCGGTTCGCGTAGTGACGGCGTGCGTCACCGCGTGAGCGGGGGCGGTCGCCGTGCCGCGGCCGCCCCCGTGCCGTCACGTGCCAGGTCACGGCTCCCGCGCCAGCGCGTCCGACAGCGCCCCCAGCGTCGGGGTCAGATACAGCTGCCGCAGCCGCACACCGGGCAGCCCGCGCTCCCGGGCGAGCGTGCCGATCCGGATCGCGTACAGCGAGTTGCCGCCCAGGTCCCAGAAGTTGTCGTCCCGGCCGACCTGCTCGACGCCCAGCACCTCCTGCCAGACGGCGGCGAGGGCGGCCGTGGGGCCGCTGTCGCGGGACGCTTCGTGAGGCGCCGCGGCCGGGACCCGGTGGGTGGCGGGCGCGGGCAGCCGGGCCTGGTCCAGCTTGCCGTTCGCGGTGAGGGGGAGCGCGGCCAGGACGGTCACCGTCGCGGGCACCATGTGCGCGGGCAGCAGCCGCGCCGCCCGCTCCCGCACGGGCCCGGGGTCCTCGCCCGCGCCCGGCGCCGGGACCACGTACGCGTCGATCCGGACCGCCGCCGCGTCCCCCTCCCCGCCGCCGGTCACCGTGACCGCCGCCGCCGACACCGCCGGGTCCTCCAGCAGGACGTGGCGGATCTCCCCGGGCTCGATCCGGAAGCCCCGGACCTTCACCTGGTCATCCATCCGGCCCAGATGCTCCAGGGTCCCGTCGGCCAGCAGCCGCCCCAGGTCGCCGCTGCGGTAGAGCCGCCGCCCCGCCGGGTCCAGGGGGTCGGGCACGAAGCGTTCGGCGGTGAGCGAGGGCCGGTTCAGGTAGCCCAGCGCCACGCCCGCCCCGCCCACGTGGATCTCCCCGGGGGCGCCCGGCGGCACGGGCCGCCCGCACGCGTCCAGGACCCGGACCGACCAGCCGGGCAGCGGCCGCCCCACCGACCGGGAGCCGTCGAGGGCCTGACGGCGGGTCACCGTGGTGGCGGTGGCATGGACGGTGGTCTCGGTGATCCCGTACATGTTGACCAGGCGGCAGCGGTCCTCGGGGTGCAGGTCGAACCAGTCCAGCAGCGGACGGGTGTCCAGCGGTTCGCCGCCGAGCACCACCAGCCGGACGGCCACCGCCGCCCGCGAGGCCCGGTCGGCCGCCGCGAGCTGGGTGAACGCCGACGGGGTCTGGCTCAGCACGCTCACCCGCTCCCGTACCAGCAGGGCGTGGAAGTCCTCCGGCGAGCGGCTGGTCCAGTGGTCCACGACCACCAGCCGTCCGCCGGTCAGCAGCGCGCCCCAGATCTCCCACACCGAGAAGTCGAACGCGGCCGAGTGGAAGCACGTCCAGGTGTCGTCGGGGGAGAGGCCGAAGTCGTCGCGGACGGCGTCGACCAGGGCGGTGACGTTGGCGTGCGGGACGAGAACACCCTTGGGCCGACCGGTCGACCCCGAGGTGTGGATGACGTAGGCGGGACAGGCGGCCGCCCGCCTGTCAGCGGCGGGCCGGGGCGGGTGGCCGGTGAGGGCGGCCGGGTCCCCGACGGTCAGCCGCAGCCCCGCGTCCCGCGCGGTGCGCTCCCGCCGGTCCGCCGGATGCTCCGGATCGAACGGTACGTACACCGCGTCCGCCTTCAGCACGGCGAGCATCGCCGCCACCAGGTCCGTCGAGCGGGGCAGGCAGAGGCCGACGAGATCGCCCGGCCGGACGCCGTGCGCGTGCAGCCCGTCGGCCAACGCCTCCGCACGGGAGTCGAGTTCGGCGTAGGTGAGGGTGGCGGCGCCGCTGGTGAGGGCGGGCGCGTCGGGGCGGGCGGCGACCTGCGCGGCGAAGGCGGCGTCGATGCGGAGGGGAGTGGGGCGCCAGGTGGAATCGGGTGCGCCCAGGGCGAGTCGGGCCGCTCCTTCCGCCGCGCTGAGCGGATCGAGCGCGGAGAGTCGCGTGTCGGGCGGAGAGGTCGCCAACTGCTCCCGCACATACATCACCTGGTGTGCCGGTGCGGGTAGCGCACCCGGTCCGGTAGGCAGGGTGACGGCCCCGCCTCCGGCATCCGCCACCAGACCCAGCGCGGGCGGCTCCTCGCCCTCGGTCAGGGGGGCGGCCGGTCCCGTGGCGAGCAGGTCCCCGACCGTACGGCCGGGGGACAGGTCCGCCGTGAACACCGCGTACCCGTCGAGTGCGCCCAGCGCGTACGGGGGCCGGTCCTTCGCCGGTACGGGAACGGCGACCCGCACCGAGGACGCGCCCGTGTACCGCCCGGCCGTCACCGCGAGGGCCGCCGCCAGCCGCCGGGTCGCGTCGTCCAGGTGCGGGTCCGGGGGGAGCGGCCCGTCGAGCGGGGTGACCGTGTCCGGGTCCAGTTCGCCCCGCAGCACCCGGGCGACCAGCCGCAGCGAGTGGGCG
Encoded here:
- the fomD gene encoding cytidylyl-2-hydroxypropylphosphonate hydrolase, which translates into the protein MTGTGECARWAPGDQILWRYRDNGRAHRAADAPPVHICRPVTVVQDTDELLAVWMAPGTECVRPVLADGGQVHAEPLATRYTAPRTTARSTWFGSGVLKLARPGDPWSVWLFWDRGWIFRNWYVNLEEPRTRWAGGVDSEDHFLDISVNPDRSWRWLDEDEFAQAQSVGLMDRETAARVREAGRAAVEVITGWGSPFRDGWEHWRPDPRWQVPPLPDDWDRTPAHMPS
- a CDS encoding class II fumarate hydratase — protein: MVDTSGTDGFRVEHDSMGEVKVPAHAKWRAQTQRAVENFPVSGQRLERAHIEALARIKGAAAKVNAELKVLDPDIAAAIQEAAAEVASGRWDEHFPVDVFQTGSGTSSNMNTNEVIATLASERLGREVHPNDHVNASQSSNDVFPSSIHIAATAAVTADLIPALDHLAESLGRKSAEFSEVVKAGRTHLMDATPVTLGQEFGGYAAQIRYGVERLRASLPRLAELPLGGTAVGTGINTPPGFSAAVIAEVAGATGLPLTEARDHFEAQGARDGLVETSGQLRTIAVSLTKISNDLRWMASGPRTGLAEIALPDLQPGSSIMPGKVNPVIPEAVLMVAAQVTGNDTTVATAGAAGNFELNVMLPVIAKNLLESVRLLANASRLLADRTVDGITADAERARAYAESSPSVVTPLNKYIGYEEAAKVAKKSLKDGTTIRETVLSSGYVERGDLTLEQLDEALDVLRMTRPRSAG
- a CDS encoding SpoIIE family protein phosphatase, with the translated sequence MTEHPTSHEGRQPLAARQQERTRPRQQDAAAAAAAAAIPGPAAAPAPGPGAAAVADAQAATRREGDRLRFVGAATRRIARGIDLDEIVLGLCRASVPTFSDAILVYLRDPLPVGDERPVSPFVLRLRRSDRLRLSDEESEAGPETERLRPIVVDPQADLMPAAELCEVRAGGALAEVLRGVRPVFGDSAAARAALPELLGPGRSVPTGHRAILAPLRGRRRVIGAAVFVRGTERAPFEASDLLVAAQLATHTALGIDKAVLYGREAYIADELQRTMLPDSLPQPTGVRLASRYLPAAETARVGGDWWYDAIPLPGSRVALVVGDVMGHSMTSAAIMGQLRTTAQTLAQLDLPPQEVLHHLDEQAQRLGSDRMATCLYAVYDPVAHRITIANAGHPPPVLLHLGGRAEVLVVPPGAPIGVGGVDFEAVELDAPAGATLLLYTDGLVESRLRDVWTGIEQLRERLAATAQLTGPDHAPPLEALCDDVLDMLGPGDRDDDIALLAARFDGIAPSDVAYWYLEPEDAAPRRARRLARRALDRWGLEELADEVELLVSEVVTNAVRYAERPVTLRLLRTDVLRCEVGDDSPQLPRQRRARDTDEGGRGLFLVNRLARRWGATRLSTGKVVWFEMATRGQ
- a CDS encoding ricin-type beta-trefoil lectin domain protein, which encodes MRRTSNRLRRLGSLRRLRCTVAAAVALAAAVGGMAAAGPAGAAESGTSSIASTPLPPALEAVRAAEATQLYGSPAERPLADRKTGLISLGDSEISGEGVGTYDPGTNGPDNWCHRSPEAAIHRTGIAADVTYNVSCSGAYTGNIRIGGNKQYADELVQSDSLAIKARNTRIKMIVLVAGANDDLQFGPVMTDCVVRYLTFQGPCEPKYAGGWQARVDALVPKVEATVRDLRTVMTEAGYANSDYKLVLMGYPSPIGPDFRDNPDFPGKLICGGMGYDSDTVWGRNTAVPAFQTGMRKAAASTGAAYLDNSRLFHGHEVCSESPWARGLYIDLSKPGLPDENSVRQSFHPNAAGHRAFASCLTQMYDSGLREASCADPASTGNPVLQGAAWDDLFTPLTNEATGTCVDVPASVTRNGTAIGGWDCHGGRNQNWWYDNGTQTLRTALSHDRCLDVPGAEYDAGATLIVWNCSGAANQKFVQQAGTLRPAAATGLCLTLAGAKDPLKLQTCDGSAKQRFA
- a CDS encoding non-ribosomal peptide synthetase, which produces MPPTHHTLTVRLPAAATDAELAAALTAAAALWWPGDRRRPRLWPEAVPAPAGSDAAVRRRAAEASRPVAPGHRLRAVLLRYADGEHGHRPAPDLVLTADACALDAHSLRLVARVLRGELDPDTVTPLDGPLPPDPHLDDATRRLAAALAVTAGRYTGASSVRVAVPVPAKDRPPYALGALDGYAVFTADLSPGRTVGDLLATGPAAPLTEGEEPPALGLVADAGGGAVTLPTGPGALPAPAHQVMYVREQLATSPPDTRLSALDPLSAAEGAARLALGAPDSTWRPTPLRIDAAFAAQVAARPDAPALTSGAATLTYAELDSRAEALADGLHAHGVRPGDLVGLCLPRSTDLVAAMLAVLKADAVYVPFDPEHPADRRERTARDAGLRLTVGDPAALTGHPPRPAADRRAAACPAYVIHTSGSTGRPKGVLVPHANVTALVDAVRDDFGLSPDDTWTCFHSAAFDFSVWEIWGALLTGGRLVVVDHWTSRSPEDFHALLVRERVSVLSQTPSAFTQLAAADRASRAAVAVRLVVLGGEPLDTRPLLDWFDLHPEDRCRLVNMYGITETTVHATATTVTRRQALDGSRSVGRPLPGWSVRVLDACGRPVPPGAPGEIHVGGAGVALGYLNRPSLTAERFVPDPLDPAGRRLYRSGDLGRLLADGTLEHLGRMDDQVKVRGFRIEPGEIRHVLLEDPAVSAAAVTVTGGGEGDAAAVRIDAYVVPAPGAGEDPGPVRERAARLLPAHMVPATVTVLAALPLTANGKLDQARLPAPATHRVPAAAPHEASRDSGPTAALAAVWQEVLGVEQVGRDDNFWDLGGNSLYAIRIGTLARERGLPGVRLRQLYLTPTLGALSDALAREP